DNA from Cynocephalus volans isolate mCynVol1 chromosome 2, mCynVol1.pri, whole genome shotgun sequence:
GCACATTTGGAAAGAAGCGTGGGCCTGGGATACATACCTTTGTTGTAGGGTGACCAACCATACAGGTTTGCTCAAGACCAgtctggttttagcactgaaagtcccacaCCATGAGAAACCtctcagtcctgggcaaaccaaGATATTGTGATCCAGGCTCTCTTGGTCCCAACTTACTGTGTGACCCTGAGTAAGTTCCCTCTCTCTCGGTCTCAGTTGCCTCCTTGTAAAATGGGACTCTAACTCAAACACTCTGTGGTTCCATGAAGGGCCTCTAGATTTCCTGAAGCTGGGCACAGCAACGGTGACTCGGGTTTATTCCTTACTGATTACAGCCCCCGGTGTTTCCCTAGGGCTCCTAGAATCTCATCATCCTGGAATATTAGTGGTGGAATTAGAATTACCTGGGTCTACCTCCTTTCTAGCTCCATGAATGCCTTTCCAGAGGCGCATGCACTTATCCATCGTATTCCACTTTCTGCCCTACATCATAGATACACGCCTTGTCTCCTATTTACTGGAAACTAAGCTTCTTGAAGGCAGGTAGCAAGAGTTAAACCCTTGCACATAACTGGAACAATTATTTCGTATTCAGTTCCACAAGGAAATCTTTTGTACTTTATCTCCCAGTGGCCTAGAGGGAGGACACTAGGcttcagtggtgtgctggaggtGGCTTCTACCTGTTCCTGAGAGCTGATTGTTATATTCTCAGGAATTTTGCAAACTGGTTGTTAAATACAGccactattaaaattaaattatataaacttactattaagtaaattatataaaaacaaagataaatactCAAAATCAATTGCTTTCTAATTACTTTTCTACATTTACTATTACTTATATACTCAAGGTTATTTACATCCAATATATCTATATCTTAGAAATACTGAATAATGATATGctactgtgcatctcttcccaaatTCACATTGGCGGTtcgaaatcagccatggtggaaATATTTACACCATGAAAATCAGCAAGCGATACCAATCTGGCTCCTGCCATGCcaaagccagttgttaaacactTACTAACACACCACTGCTTCAGAGACACTGCTATTCAGTCTATCTCCATTGTCATCTTCTGTTTGGCCTTCAGCTCCAGATTTCCATTCCTGGAAGAGACAAACCAAAAGTCAGATCATCACTGAAAAACTAATGTGATAATACAGCTGGGGCTAAGGAAATTGATGGACAGGTTGGCTGGAAATGATTTGCAGACTCAGCAGAATGCCTGTCTCTGGCTCTCCTCTTCTTCCAAAGGAACTGCTGCTTGCAATGAAGGACGTTAGTCAGTCCAGCACAGGAGTCTTGTGAAGACAGACCCCAATGGACTCTGACGAACGTGTTGGTTGTCCTCCAGGTATCCTCTTAAAGGTCCATCTGATGTCCAGCTGCAGGATTCAGAGATGAACAAGATGACTGTCATGCTTACAGCAGGGAGGTAAGATTTCCCCATTTCAGACCTATAGTCACCTCTGGGGTTAATAAATTCTATAAATCTTAACATTAGGATTACAGCATGTAAGAGAGCTGGGATAGTCTTGAGGGATCATTCAATGTTCAACACTTTCCCCACTcagtacaaatgaagaaactgagtccaCATGGTGGTAAAtagctttcccaaggtcacacaacaaaTTAGTGGCCAAAGCCCAAGACTCCTGATACCTGGACCAGAGGCCTTTCCTTAACATCCTCAATTCCATTTAGAGAAACTATATGACCTTCAGAGAATTTGAGCAGGAACAAGCACAAAGTTTGCACACAAAAAAACTCACTACCTTCCCTCTGCCTgtagaaaataaatgattttttttttttttttaaatggctggccagtacagggatcaaaaaaaagatttttttgtacAGTACCAACTAAATGCCGGGTGCTATGGGGGAAACAAGAATATGACCCAATCACTCATACGCAGGAAGTGAATGTGGAGTCACTCCTAAAACTCTTACAATGGGGAGGTGGGGAACTACCACGGGGATATCACTAACCCTGCTCTGACCCCACAGTGAGTGGCATGGAAATTAACCCCGTTGCCTTAAGAAGTGAAAGTTAAACATTAGATTCTTGACTGGGAAAAgtagaagacagagaaaaatccACTGAGGCAAACTCAGCCAGCATTTCCCAAGTGACTCGAGTCTGAGACTCTCTTTTCCCCAAGCAGAGAAGCCCATAAGCAGGCAAAGAAGGAGACTGCTTTTCACACCCATCCTtccagaaaaaggaatcaagaaaaaagacatacaaaatagAAGCCCAAATTTCTTATTAAGTTCAATGTATCTAAAATTATTCCATCAAATTGCtataaaaaatttctaaatactTCCATTTCCATTCTTATCTTGTCACAGAAGGACAACAATCAGTTTGCAGACTGACACCAGTCCTGGCCCATACTTTGAGTGTTCTACCCTAAAGAGGCCTGGGGACCCCTTGGCCCCTGGAACTCTTTTGGAGGGGGGAATTTCTAAACTCCCCTTCCCATCCACACCAGGTCCAGGGTGCTGGGAAGTGATCTGGGTACTATGATGGTCACAGGATAATGAGTCAGAACCATAACTTTCCTGAATTTCTCTAGCCTTCTTTCACCAACCCTAAAAAGAACTTCGCCAAACAAGAAAGACCCCTATCACCTTCATTGGAGTCCCCAACCCTACCTATGGTGCCTGGAGTCCCTACTAGGGGCCAcatgttctttcattcattcgTTAATTCTTCCAGGCACCTTCTTAAGCACTAAGAACACAAAGTAAATCTAAAAGACAGATTCGGCCTGAGAAGCTGAAGTCCCAGTAACAAAGTAGTATTGGAAAGAAAGGCATCAGTCTTTTCAAATACAGCCTTGGGTGGCCCAATGGTTGATTATCAGGTATATGTGTATGAGCAATTAACAAACTGGAGATCTAACCGTCTGATATAAAAGGATATACCTACTTACTAGGAATGAAGGAAATTTACCAGAACTTACTTTGGTACAATGTGGTAAAAGGAACTGTTGTTGCAGAGATGGTCTCTAAAATGTTTCGCCTCCATGGTCCCACAATTCCATCACCTCACAGTCATCAAGGGTAGGGACAGTGCACTCACTTGTTTGGGTAAATGAGCAGGAGGGGGCCCCAAATAGAGTTCCTCTATGATTATTAACTCCTTGGGAGGAAGGCAGGGTAAAGAGAGGGGTCTCATTGACAGATGAGAATGCTGTAGCTCCAAGAGATAGATGACCTGCCTTCAGGGTTAGGGACCCAGCCTGCTCTGGGCCACATGATTCTGAGAAATGGGCCCTCAAGTAGGAACAGACAAAACTGACTTATAGAGGAAATAAACCTCAAGGATAGGAGAAAGGTTTTAGCCCCTCTCTCAgtgtgggagggaagaaggacTGGCCAGGCTGGGTAGGGCGGAGTTTTCCTTGAAGGCTTTGGGCTGAGTCCCTCCTCCCTGATCCCCCATTGGGTCAGTGGCTCCTGCAGCCCTGCCAGTGAGGGACAAATGAGAAGAGctgttgattttttccccttGGCCATTCAGAATTTCCCCacataaatactgagaaagaccCTGCTCTCTCCTCACTTTTTCTCTGGACTTGGCCCTGAGCTGGACCTGGTCCCCTGGGGTGGGCTGGGTTATGGGGGACCTGTTTATGTTCTGGGTGGCTGTGGGCACATGCTGTGCCACCTTCCATGCCTCGGCCTGGTAAGTCCTTTCCCGCACACCTTACTCCCTGCCAAGGAAGCCCTCGTTGTCTCATCTCATTCATCTCTgcctcactttttctttttggcaggtCGGTGAACAATTTCCTCATAACAGGTCCCAAGGTAGGATGGCCTCCCACTCCTGTTTTTACACATTGTGGTTCCTAAGGGGACTCttctggggaaagaaaagaggggaagGGAGACAGTGCCAGAACCCCCTCACCCAGCAGAACCTGTCATTGTTTCTTAATGGAGAGCTGGCTGGGACTCAGATGGGCTATTTGACTCCTGCCCACTCCCCCTACCCCAGATGATCTGCAGTGGGTGGAAGCTCACAGGCTTTTCCCCTTTGCCAGGCCTATCTGACCTACACTACCAGCGTGGCCTTGGGTGCCCAGAGTGGCATAGAGGAGTGTAAGTTCCAGTTTGCTTGGGAACGCTGGAATTGCCCTGAAAATGCTCTCCAGCTCTCCACCCACAACAGGCTGAGAAGTGGTAAGTTTGTGTGGGACTACACCTGTCTGAGAAGTATATGTGCATGGAGGTGGGCTTGcagtgtatgtatatgtgtgatGTGTATGTGCACAGTGAACTAAAAAAGTTGCCAGGGATCTGCTGACCTGCCATTTCCTTGCTGCATGACCTTGAGTGAGTTACTTACCCTCTCAACCCGTTTTGGCATATGGGTCAGTAACACCAGCTCTGTTTAGCTCATCAGGAGTATTCTAAGTGTTGAATGAGGTGGATATAAGGTATCGCTATACATatgtaagaaattatttttttagtgcATGCCTGTGTTTGTGTATTTGAACACACTTATCTTGCAGTGATTTGCATGaaataaaaatggggaaagggcTCTGCATCACATATGCTCAATTGCTGTAAAATTTCAACAACAGATAAGCTGAGAGATCACACTGAGCTGTGCCTCAGGTGTGTGTGCAGCTGTTTGTAACTGTGTGCAGTAGTTTGCATAAAAGTCATTTTTGTAGAAACAATAGAGAGTTGCATGAGAAGAATTGGGCGGAAGGGAGTAAAGAAGATGGGGACAGAAAGAAATATCTTGCCATGGGATATACAGATAGAATAGGGAGTATGTGGAAATGAAATGTGACAATGTTTGTGAAGAGTTTAGTAAGATAAGAGTTCAGTAAGTGGCAGCCatgattattatgattattacatGGCCTCAGCTCCATggccagagagaagaaaagatccttctctctttcctaagCCAGCCTCATGGGCCTGCATCTCACTGCCCAAGGACCAGCCTCAGTGGCTAGTAGACAGAGGTCAAGGCTGGACTTCAGGAGAGCAGGGTCTTGATCCCAACCCCACAACTGGAGAGTGGTCTTGGTCTCCTCATTATGTCTCCGGCTTTTACTTTCCCCATCTGTAGCAAGGGGATGCTCATTCCTGCCTGGATGAAGTATGGAGGCTCAAAAGACAGGCATTGCTCAAGTAGAAAAGCATCCTCTTCAACTCAGAGGAGGTGGGAGATAGGGGAGAGAAACAGCATTGTTTTTCCAAAGCTTCTTCTTTGGGTCATCAGGGTCCAAGTTTCCAGTCAGTCCCCTCTTTCTCTCCAAAGCCACCAGAGAGACTTCCTTCATTCATGCGATCAGCTCTGCTGGAGTCATGTACACCATCACCAAGAACTGTAGCATGGGTGACTTCGAAAACTGTGGCTGTGATgaatcaaaaaatggaaaaactggtAAGTTGGGCTTACTGATGGGACTGGGAAGAGGTGAAGGGTTGTAGAGTTGGGTGCAGGCTAAAGTCTTCCAGGGGATGGCTGAGGAACACAGCTTCCTCAAATCCCTAGACACCAGCAGCTCCTTCAATTGTGGGAGCTCCTGGACCTGGACTTTCCTGAGATCTGAGCCTGGGTCCATGAGTCCAGGGATTGGGAAGTACCTCTAATACAAGATGACTAGGAATGAGAAGGCCAAAGAGAGTTTAAAGCTAGGTATTTCAGGCTTGGCATGGCTTGTCCATAATCCAGAGCTACTCAGCTATTTGCAGACCACCTAAGAGACTTAGATTTGTCACTAATGAGGGAGAAGGTGGCTCTAACAAGACTATTGCAGAATACTGGTGCAGAATTCCACAGTGTTTGAGCGGCAATGAACTTTTGAGATAATCTAGGTGAGCCCCAGTGTGCATACTTTCAACTGGGTATAGAAGACTAATTGCCTAGAGCTGAGAAGTACCTGAAGGGTGGGCAGTTGGCTCTGGGAACAAGATTCTCCCCACTTATCCCAAGCACTTCCATTCCCCTGTCTCACCTTTAGCTATGGCTTTACACCCTTCTAGGGTTCTTGGGGATGGTTCAGCTGTGTCAGCCAAAAAGACTATGACTCTTCTCCTGAAACTTAGCAGGGAGCTATATGCAGAACTTATTCTTTCCTTATGTGTAGGAGGCCATGGCTGGATCTGGGGAGGCTGCAGCGACAATGTGGAATTTGGGGAAAGGATCTCTAAACTCTTTGTGGACAGTTTGGAGAAGGGAAAGGATGCCAGAGCCCTGATGAATCTTCACAACAACAGGGCCGGCAGGCTGGTGGGTATAGGAGTCAGCCAATATTGGCAACAGCTTCACCTCTGCACAGCCCTTCACAACTTACCAAGAGCTGTCTCATACCCACATTTCATTCTCACACCATCCA
Protein-coding regions in this window:
- the WNT8A gene encoding protein Wnt-8a — protein: MPRPGKSFPAHLTPCQGSPRCLISFISASLFLFGRSVNNFLITGPKAYLTYTTSVALGAQSGIEECKFQFAWERWNCPENALQLSTHNRLRSATRETSFIHAISSAGVMYTITKNCSMGDFENCGCDESKNGKTGGHGWIWGGCSDNVEFGERISKLFVDSLEKGKDARALMNLHNNRAGRLAVRATMKRTCKCHGISGSCSIQTCWLQLADFREMGDYLKAKYDRALKIEMDKRRLRAGNSAEGCWAPSEVFLPSADAELIFLEESPDYCTRNSSLGIYGTEGRECLQNSHNTSRWEQHSCGRLCTECGLQVEEKRTEAMSSCNCKFQWCCTVKCDQCRHVTMSNPAVLLGIKGNGSKK